Genomic segment of Salvia hispanica cultivar TCC Black 2014 chromosome 2, UniMelb_Shisp_WGS_1.0, whole genome shotgun sequence:
ATTACATTTAACATTAATCTCTTTTAATCAACACTAATGTCAAAAACCTTAGCACTAATACTAGCCTTGGGTATAGTGATATACAACACACCATCCTTAACCTCAGCCTTAATCTTCTCAAACTCAACATTCTCAGGCAAGGCAATCCGGGTGTTGTACTTCCCATAGCTCTTAGCCGGCCACTCCTCGCCCTCTGCGGCCTTCTTCTCGGCCTTCAAGACGAGCATCTTCTCCTCGACCCACACCTTGACGTCCTCCTTGGTCATGCCTGGCATGTCGAACCTCAGCTTGTACTCGGTCTCGCCCTCCTTGATCTCCCACGGCGTCCTCCCTCGCCCGAAGCTGCTCACCGCGTCGGCTGCAGGTGAGGGGGCTGCCCAGGCGCTGCTGTAGACGAGAGGGTCGTCTATCATCCTGTCCATTGTCTCCATCATTTGCTGCACTGTCCGAGCTGTTGGAAACCTGTCCCATAAACCTGGAGATGTGACTGAATTAGTTCAAGAAATGGCCTAATTTGGGAATCTAATGAGTAAGAAAAAGAACATATGCACATACCAATTGGAGCCACGGAAGGGGTGGCCCTTTTCTTGACCTGCTGCTGAGGCCTACTTTGCTTTTGCAAATGATCGAGATTTTCTCGGCCgtctgccgccgccgccctgACGGCGAGCTTGGCACAATTTCTGCCGGAGgtggaaaattttgaagtggGAGAAATGGGAGTGTAAAGGGATAAACAGTGTGACATATCTCTTCTTTACAAATGTGTTTAGTTGATGATTGGTTGAGGTTTAAATGTCTGAGTTTAATTCTTGAGGTTTTGGTGAGAGTGAGAAAAAGGTTTGGGTGCAGATTTAAATAGAAATTGAGAGGATTCTGGAAGCGTCGGATTTACTGGATTTCTCCAGAAGCTGGCCGGAGGTTGAAGAAGCTTCTATACACCATAACGGTCCACTCTGTTTTCATGTCGTTGTCTGATAACTTTAAtttccgattttttttttctactcctatatttacaaaaatttatgtattaatataatttggggaaatataaaattagggggggttaaaatataaaagaattttaGTTGATGCAATATTtgataacaatttaaaattagaggaaATTAATATTGTGTGGTACAGTATCTAACTAGAAAATGAGTAACTACTCGAAAAATGTTAATGCAACTTTGAAAATTTGGACTGGAGACGCATATGTACTTTAGAggaaaattttttgaaaaaatataattttaaatattgtttgtAATTGCCCtatgagttttaatttttgatgaaattgtgacaaaaattaactatatcttcaaattcataattttcatatgATTGGCAACACACTTCACATTTACACCACCACATCATTAATTTGAgacatacatacataaaataatattacatgTATGTTGTGAAatgtttattataaaaaatttagaacaatgtcaaatttcataattttaccagacattttttaaaattatggaaaaatcagactttttataaaatttcatagtttttccTGCAATTTGCCCTTTGTTAATAAACCTGCACTGCTTAGGATCCAACAGTTAAAATAGAACAAATGATTAAATCGAGCCCTTAGTCAAATTGTTGCCCGTGATAGGTATCATGTgacatgaaaatttgatattgaGCTTTACATATTGCACCAACAATACCAATAAAAATTCTCATGGGAAACTCTCTCCCAGGCCATTGAAACAATCCCAGAAAAACGGATTCTCCATTAAATTCGGATAAGAATCCATAGTGAAATTCTCCAAAGATTCCTTGTTTTGGAACACAATTGAAGATCCCATTCCCATGTCCGAATTCGTGATGCAGGAAGAATAGTCGTTGCTTTGATTCGAGAGCGACGACCCTTCTGTCTTATGCTGCATTTGATTATAATCTTCTAGACTTGGGATTGAGATGGTCTCTTGAAATCCAAGGTTTTGTTGGTGCTTCATTTCTTCCTTGTTCGTCTCGAAATCGTGAGATTTGGAGAGGACCGGCTTGTGGGTTACCGGGTCCAACCCGTTgagcttcatcttcttcttaaTCCTCGTGTTCCAATAGTTCTTAATCTCATTGTCCGTCCTTCCCGGAAAGTATGTGGCTATTTTAGACCACCtgagaaaaaacaaacataacgCACTTGTAAGCAAATAAGAATCTACAGGACTGGACTAAAGAGTGCCAATTTGGCCCAAAAACCGGTTTAGCAAGATTGTTATATTGGGCCAGCTAAAAGTTTCCAGTCCGGCTCATTCGATAACTCTAATTGACATAAAACGTATTTTTTACCTATTTCCTAGTCGAGAATGGAGCTCAATGATCATGTCTTCTTCTGCATCTGTCAATGCACCTCTCTTTAAATCCGGCCTCAAATAGTTTATCCATCTCAATCTGCAGCTCTTTCCACATCTCATTAAACCTGCATTAAcatcaaaaattaatacagTATAACAAGTTATTGCAACTTttactccaaaaaaaaaaaaagacaaactTTTGCATAAATATTCCTACAAATTAcaagtactttttttaatgatttacCTGCAAGTTTTGGAACAAGCCTCCAACATTGTATCCCATTATTTAGGATAAACTTCATGAGTTTATTATCTTCATCGATTGTCCAAGGACCTCGTTTAAGCCCCACCTTCTCACAACAAGGTTGTCTTCCCATGATTTGatcagagagaaaaaaatgcaatGAATGCTGCAAAATAAAGATAGAAAAGCAACTAGTGcttatatatatcaaaacCAAGATTCTTCCAgctaataataaattaaaaaaagattataaaCTACAAAACTATTGAGCTTAAAGTCACTAACAAAAAAAGATCATGGTTCATGCTTAGAGAACTATTTCTGACATTATTTTGTGTCGTTATAAACTGCATCAAATGATTAGAATTCAGCCACATTTTTAGTAGAAAAATGGGTAGTTGGTTGTCGTTGACATGgttttttattgcaatttaACGTTCGCATAAAATTAAAGTGGGAAGAAACAAAAGTTTTTACAACAAGGCAGCTCCGTTCATGGGGGGcaactcttttattttcaattttttattttattattgcaatTATTGTACCTTTTGATTCTGGTTATGGGGAATTTTCGCcttatttttatctatcatGCTTTCTGTAGATGTTCTGTGTATCAAATCTTTATGTGATTGAgttgcaattttttattgtattttaattaaatagacATTGAATATATATGTGGTCTTACTTTAGACACCCTCGAGTTCGTATGGCAATTATGAATAATCATAGTACTTGCACGAATAAATACATCGAATTAGAGATGATTATGACTTgattagtagtatataaattttgcCGACTTTAGTTTAGTTGAACTGCACTTGTTGTAAAGTCTTGAGATGTTTACTTTGGGTTGGAATTTCGAATATGAAATTCttgtctcaatttttttagttgaatGTTTTGTATCGCGCGCTAcctatttaataatttgttactAGAAATTAACTgtttgtaataaaatttacaGAGAACAAAATCAACGGTTTCTTTTACTCAAAATATGGgagatttaaattaatttatagtaattgttAAAGCTCAAACAATATGATCGAGCTTCTTGAGTAAagtttataaatagaaaatagtcCCTGAATTATGTCATTTGCACGACTTGATGAGTACCCGACTTGTGATTTACTATGTTTCTTCTTGaccccaaaattttgaatctgCAAAATTAACTAAGCAtcattatcaaattaaacCTAGAAATAGgtcaacaattaaataatgagaTGCCTTTTTTTGTACCGCAAGTCCGCAACTAAATAACACCGACACGACTTGATCCTAATGATTTGACAGCATGAATAATCACGCACCAAATAGTGTAATCCTTGTCCACGAACATCCACCTGTTTAGAGCGACTGAGCGAGGAAATTTACATGTACTAATCCGACCCGTCTGtaatttgttcaaattttaagaaaactagtagtactaaataatgtggaaaaaatatgtgaaaaatatGGAAGACCTTTGAGGTGGCCAAGGCCTATGGCCTTGAAAGCATTTATATGaattcaagaagaagaaagtaaaGCAGAAACATGCCATGAATAGCAATTGGGAGAAGATAGTATTTCATTCGTGGTCAAACAAATGTTACAAAGTtccaacatatatatagtctACCTCAGAACAATCTAGAACTACTCCTAATCTTTGTACTACATCATAATCTctcattaattaaaactaagcATAACAGATGTACTCGTCGACTTCTTTGTTCACGCAAAATTTATGTCGTCAGAGTGATAGCTGTGATATCGTTAATGCCCCAACAACACTTCTATACAACTTTGGGATCAAAACTAGGTTCACCTACATTTTTACTCAACTCACGCCTAGAAACCACGGGAGTCAGCTCTTTGCTCCTCGGCTCATGTTTACTTTCTTTAGAAGATCTTTGATGTAGTTCGATCAATAATGTGACGTAGTCCATCGCCGCCAGCTTTAATCACTTCCACTCCCAAGAACAAGCTCACCTCCCAAGatcttttaaagaaaaatgggaatTTAATCGAGAAATGATATCCTGGATGCTAGGAGGAATTACCCGTGATAAGcatatcatctacatatatCAAGATATACTACCATCTCCCCCCTCGCCCTGGAAAAACATGTGGCTATCCGCACGTGATCGGTAAAACTAAGAGTAGCAAGACTTAATGTACGCTGAAGAACCAAGCCTGAAGCCCGTTTTTAAGTGCCATATAGATGGCTTGCCTTTAGCTTACAAACCAGGTGTGAGGACCTCCTTGCTCAAATCCCAAAGGTTGTTTCATGTAGATATCTTCTTCTAGTTCGACCATTCAAAATGCATCGTTCACATCCAAGGAGCGACCGTCCAACCATTGAGCACGCTGCACCTTTCGACTACCCCGATGGTTGTGAAGGCTCGCTAACCAGGCTAAAAGTTTCATTAAAATCAAACCCGGTTGTTGTGAGAATCCTCGAAGCACAAATTTCGGGCTTTATGTCGAAAGAATGGCACCGTAAATGTGAAACCTGGGCTTGTACAGTATGTTCTGGCGAGGTTTTTTCCAGTGGGAAGAGTAGTTAAAATCCATGTTCAATTTTTGAGAAGGACACATGAATCTACCTAACACGGTCGCTCTCCAATAGGAATGAGCAAAGCTTCAAGAGCCGTAATTTTGCGAAGAAATATGGCGTAAATGGTCGAGAGAAGATTCGGGCTCAAGACACTGCTTTTGATCTTGTGGTCATGTGATGAGTGGATTGAGAGGTCCGGAAAGGTGTGGAAGTATTTGAGGAGGCCATCACAGAGGTGAGATGAAGGTGGTGCAGTGAGTATTTGCACTAGAGATTGGTGCTCACTGGAGCCGAAGTGTGCTGAGATTAACTGATGGTCAACATTAGATGAAGATTGGTGTGGAAAGCGTGACAGCGAGTGTGTGTATCTTCGAGGAAGGAGccggaggtggaggtggaggtggagcaGAGACAAAGACGTGCTGAATTGAGTcgagaaagagaaagatgtcagttttttatatttttgaaagcATAACCGACTGACCGATGAGAAAGACATTGTTTCATCAAATATGATATCCCTGAAGGACAACGATTTTTACCATCAAAAATATAAGGGCTTATACTTTGTGAGATGTACTATATCCAAGAAAGGTGGCTTTGACTGATCTAAATTGCAACTTATGCTTATTATAGGGCCTAGTCAAAGGGTAACAGAGACACCCAAAAACTCGAAGAGAATTGTAGTCTGGCTTCTCTGAGTACAATTTCTCATAAGGACACAGATTATTTATGGTTTTTGAAGGCATGCGGTTTATAAGGTGAACTGCAGTCACAAAGGCATCATCCCAGAACTTATGAGGTAGAAACGACTGTGCTAAAAGAGTTAAACCAGTCTCAATGATGTGCCTATGTTTTCTTTCGGCAAGGCCATTTTGTTGTGGAGTATAAGGACATGACACTCTATGGGCTATACCATTCTCCTTCAAAAAGGAAGTCAGACCTTGAAACTCACCTCCCCAATCAGACTGTagagttttaattttggaattgaAAAGGTTCTCAGTCAAAGCTTTAAATTGCTTAAAGACAATACATACATCACTCTTGTGCTTTAAAAGGTATATCCATGTGAATCTTGAAAAGTGATCAACAAAAGACACATAATACAAGAAACCATTTCTGGATATGATTGGTGAAGGTCCCCATAAGTCACTGTGAATTAGCTCAAGTGGTGAATTGTGTACTGCATTGGAAAGAGAATAAGAGAGTTTATGGGCTTTAGAAACGCAACAAGAATGACACAGAGAAGGATTTTTCATTGAAGTGAAAGGAATTTTACCACTGTCCAATGCATTCTTAACAACATCTAGAGTAGGATGTCCAAGTCTACTATGCCACAAGGCTATATTTAGACTAGAATTATTTTCTGAACTACTGCTAGATTTAGAGTTGTCTATGCAGATGGAGTGAACCGTTGGATTTTCTTGGCTGGAAGGAGGTTTGGAGCTGGAGCTTCTCTTGATTGAGGAATGATCTAGAAGAAAATGATACAATCCTTTCTCAAGTGTTCCCTTGAGCACGATTTCCCTGGTTCCCAGATCcttaacaaaacaaaagttaGGATGAATCTAAAAAAACACTAAGTTATCTTTGGCAAATTGTGAGAAACTAAGAAGATTCTTGGTAATGTTAGGAACATGCAAAAGATTTTTGAGATGGAGTTTCCTAGAAAAGCTActtgagtgagaattaaagGAAGTTTCACCAATATTTGCAATTGAGACAGCAGCTCCATTACCAAGCAGTAAGTTTTTACCTCCATTATATTCTGAGCTGATATTGAGGTTGCTCAGATCATTTGATACATGATGAGTGGCATCTGAATCCGGATACCAACAGCTTGTTGATGCACTCGAATCATAGTTGAACTCAGATTGATTTCCAACAGAGAATAAGCTCGATGGAGACCTTGGGACTGACTGCACAAGATGAGCTGAAGGATTAAAGTAGCTCTGGTGTTGTTGAGGAGGTGGTGCATTGCCTCTGAACTGGACCTGTGGTGGTGTGTAATTTTGTTCAAATCTGTGCTAACACTTGGCAGTAGAATGGCCCGGCTTTTCACacaattgacaaataattTTGCTTGCACCTCTTCCAAAACCTCTGCCTCGTCCACCTCTTTGGTTTCTGAAACCTCCTCTGTCCCCTCCAGAATCAAACTTGTTGTTATAAGGAGGACCATCTCTTTTCTGTCCTGACTGTTGGACCAAGTTTAAAACTGGTTGGGAGCCTTCAGTGTTGGTTGAGTGAGCCCTAGTTGTCTCCATTCTAGACTCAAAACTTAGCAGAAAAGAAAAGACATCCCCAATACTCCATGAATCTGTTCTTGAAGTAACATCACACACTGCAGGGTCATATTCTTGACCCAATCCTCCCAAGATGTACAAGACCTGTTCTCCA
This window contains:
- the LOC125207125 gene encoding small heat shock protein, chloroplastic-like, translated to MSHCLSLYTPISPTSKFSTSGRNCAKLAVRAAAADGRENLDHLQKQSRPQQQVKKRATPSVAPIGLWDRFPTARTVQQMMETMDRMIDDPLVYSSAWAAPSPAADAVSSFGRGRTPWEIKEGETEYKLRFDMPGMTKEDVKVWVEEKMLVLKAEKKAAEGEEWPAKSYGKYNTRIALPENVEFEKIKAEVKDGVLYITIPKASISAKVFDISVD
- the LOC125207711 gene encoding MYB-like transcription factor ODO1, with the translated sequence MGRQPCCEKVGLKRGPWTIDEDNKLMKFILNNGIQCWRLVPKLAGLMRCGKSCRLRWINYLRPDLKRGALTDAEEDMIIELHSRLGNRWSKIATYFPGRTDNEIKNYWNTRIKKKMKLNGLDPVTHKPVLSKSHDFETNKEEMKHQQNLGFQETISIPSLEDYNQMQHKTEGSSLSNQSNDYSSCITNSDMGMGSSIVFQNKESLENFTMDSYPNLMENPFFWDCFNGLGESFP